The window TCTATTGGACAAGGAATCCAAAATGTGTCCATGTGATCTTAGCGATATTCTGGGTATGACAGTTCCTGCCATTTCTCAGCATTTGCGAAAGCTAAAAGACGCAGGGCTTGTTGAAACAAACAAAGTAGGACAAACAATTTTTTACTCTATTTCTGAATCCAACAACCTCATTCTGAATCCAATATTTAAGCTGTTAGAACCAGAAAATGAATCAGTACTATGAAGGACAAGAAATCAAGCTCATTAGCATTGACAAGCGCATTGACGGCTATTAGTGCATCACTTTGTTGCATTACACCAGTGTTGGCACTACTTGCAGGATCAAGTGGAGTAGCTGCAACATTTTCTTGGTTAGAACCTTTTCGCCCTTGGTTGATTGGAATAACTGTAGTCGTTTTAGCTTTTGCATGGTATCAGAAATTGAGACCAAGAACTGAGGAAGAAATTGCTTGTAATTGTGATGAGGCCAAACCTTCTTTTTGGCATTCAAAGAAATTCCTTGGTATAGTGACGGTATTTGCAGCGATCATGCTTGCATTCCCTTATTACTCGGATGCCTTTTACCCTGAAACCAAACTATCAGTATCAGATAATGTCAATCTCGAATCAACCTACGAAATCAAAATTACTGGAATGACCTGCACGGGATGTGAAGAACATGTGAAACTTGAAATTGGAAAACT of the Cyclobacterium marinum DSM 745 genome contains:
- a CDS encoding ArsR/SmtB family transcription factor, which gives rise to MTKTCIRVYADEQQIKQCKQDIEKVDEAIIRIARALNLAGNEVRLKMLFLLDKESKMCPCDLSDILGMTVPAISQHLRKLKDAGLVETNKVGQTIFYSISESNNLILNPIFKLLEPENESVL
- the merTP gene encoding mercuric transport protein MerTP, whose protein sequence is MKDKKSSSLALTSALTAISASLCCITPVLALLAGSSGVAATFSWLEPFRPWLIGITVVVLAFAWYQKLRPRTEEEIACNCDEAKPSFWHSKKFLGIVTVFAAIMLAFPYYSDAFYPETKLSVSDNVNLESTYEIKITGMTCTGCEEHVKLEIGKLPGISGLEVSYEKANAVVTFDESKTDIEKVKSAVDKTGYKVESVNKSK